One Kitasatospora sp. NBC_01266 genomic window carries:
- a CDS encoding PPOX class F420-dependent oxidoreductase gives MTTTAPAGPRPSLAGFAEQRTVLLTTFKRDGTAVGTPVYLAVDGERGYFRTATSTGKAKRLRNNPGVTLAPATLRGVPTGAPVSGQARVLEGAEARRASRRLVRKYPVAHGLVTPITHRLNGYRTVHYEVTVAPPGMSPC, from the coding sequence GTGACGACGACGGCACCGGCCGGGCCGCGACCGAGCCTGGCCGGTTTCGCGGAGCAGCGCACCGTGCTGCTGACCACCTTCAAGCGGGACGGCACGGCGGTGGGCACCCCGGTCTATCTGGCGGTGGACGGCGAGCGCGGGTACTTCCGCACCGCCACCTCCACGGGCAAGGCCAAACGGCTGCGCAACAACCCCGGCGTCACCCTCGCCCCGGCGACCCTGCGCGGTGTCCCGACCGGCGCGCCGGTCAGCGGACAGGCCCGGGTGCTGGAGGGCGCCGAGGCACGGCGGGCCTCGCGCCGCCTCGTCCGCAAGTACCCGGTGGCACACGGCCTGGTGACCCCGATCACCCACCGGCTGAACGGCTACCGCACGGTCCACTACGAGGTGACGGTGGCCCCGCCGGGGATGAGCCCCTGCTGA
- a CDS encoding GAP family protein, with the protein MILDLILIGLAITLEPVPITAFILVLSARKGLRAGLAFVLAWLACLVGVMAAVLLSTGGSPPALHSTPSTASIAVKLTIGVGLIVFGEYRRRRAGRPHRDPAWLAKLNDVSPWTAAGLAVLLQPWALVAAGAATVVQAKVSSFESYLALVLFCLLSSASLLAMELHVAFSPESAGVRLARLRTWLTNHQDQAIVVLSLLLGLWLVGRSIAQLVQ; encoded by the coding sequence ATGATCCTCGACCTGATCCTGATCGGCCTGGCGATCACCCTGGAGCCGGTGCCCATCACCGCGTTCATCCTCGTGCTGTCGGCGCGCAAGGGCCTGCGCGCGGGTCTGGCCTTCGTGCTGGCCTGGCTCGCCTGCCTGGTCGGCGTGATGGCCGCCGTCCTGCTCTCCACCGGCGGCTCGCCGCCCGCACTGCACTCCACCCCCTCGACCGCCTCCATCGCCGTCAAGCTGACCATCGGCGTGGGGCTCATCGTCTTCGGCGAGTACCGGCGCCGCCGGGCCGGCCGGCCGCACCGGGACCCGGCGTGGCTGGCGAAGTTGAACGACGTCTCCCCGTGGACCGCCGCCGGGCTCGCGGTCCTCCTGCAGCCCTGGGCGCTGGTCGCGGCCGGGGCCGCGACCGTGGTGCAGGCCAAAGTCTCCAGCTTCGAGTCCTACCTGGCGCTGGTCCTGTTCTGCCTGCTCTCCTCCGCGAGCCTGCTCGCCATGGAACTCCACGTGGCCTTCTCGCCCGAGTCGGCCGGGGTCCGGCTCGCGCGACTGCGCACCTGGCTGACGAACCACCAGGACCAGGCGATCGTCGTCCTGTCGCTGCTGCTCGGCCTCTGGCTGGTCGGCCGGAGCATCGCCCAGCTGGTCCAGTGA
- a CDS encoding GNAT family N-acetyltransferase, whose product MTIIQQHTLADFLADAAKGVFPPSDGGVTVVPQPGPRAAGVLSFSAHAVVFTDEDPGWVREALARAVAEPLAEPLCPGFLTEFGERTRRRIGNIDLVTVAGRLPGEPPLPLVEIEDREHPRVVRALRFRDAVRVWTVPGGVLVLGRGVAGRWEAAIEVDAGARGRGLGRALAVSARHLLPEGDTVWAQQAPGNATSVRAFQAAGYRPVGAEVLLTRA is encoded by the coding sequence ATGACGATCATTCAGCAGCACACCCTGGCGGACTTCCTGGCGGACGCGGCCAAGGGCGTGTTCCCGCCCTCGGACGGCGGGGTGACGGTGGTGCCGCAGCCCGGACCGCGGGCGGCCGGGGTGCTCTCGTTCAGCGCGCACGCGGTGGTCTTCACCGACGAGGACCCGGGCTGGGTGCGGGAAGCCTTGGCCCGAGCGGTGGCGGAGCCGCTGGCGGAGCCGCTCTGCCCGGGGTTCCTGACCGAGTTCGGTGAACGAACCCGGCGGCGGATCGGCAACATCGACCTGGTCACGGTGGCCGGGCGGCTGCCCGGGGAGCCGCCGCTGCCGCTGGTGGAGATCGAGGACCGCGAGCACCCCCGGGTGGTGCGGGCGCTGCGCTTTCGCGACGCGGTGCGGGTGTGGACGGTCCCCGGTGGGGTGCTGGTGCTCGGGCGCGGGGTGGCCGGGCGGTGGGAGGCGGCGATCGAGGTGGACGCCGGGGCGCGCGGGCGCGGGCTGGGGCGGGCGCTGGCGGTCAGCGCCCGCCACCTGCTGCCCGAGGGCGACACCGTCTGGGCCCAGCAGGCGCCGGGCAACGCGACCAGCGTGCGGGCCTTCCAGGCGGCGGGCTACCGCCCGGTGGGCGCCGAGGTGCTGCTGACCCGGGCCTGA
- the tdh gene encoding L-threonine 3-dehydrogenase: MKALVKKQAEPGLWLTDVPEPEIGPTDVLIKVLRTGICGTDLHIRKWDGWAQQTIRTPLTIGHEFVGEVVALGPAVADVNVGDLVSGEGHLVCGKCRNCLAGRRHLCRNTIGLGVNRDGAFAEYVALPASNVWVHRVPVDLDVAAIFDPFGNAVHTALSFPLVGEDVLVTGAGPIGIMAAAVAKHAGARHVMITDVSPYRLDLARKVGVSLALDVSQHTIEEGQQKLGLREGFDVGLEMSGRPEAMRSMIDNLTHGGKIAMLGLPAEDFSIDWAKVVTSMITIKGIYGREMFETWYAMSVLLEGGLDLSPVITGRYAAQDFEAAFDEAASGRCGKIILDWSTI; this comes from the coding sequence GTGAAGGCACTCGTCAAGAAGCAGGCCGAGCCCGGACTGTGGCTGACCGATGTCCCGGAGCCCGAGATCGGCCCGACCGACGTGCTGATCAAGGTGCTGCGCACCGGCATCTGCGGCACCGACCTGCACATCCGCAAGTGGGACGGCTGGGCGCAGCAGACCATCCGCACCCCGCTGACCATCGGCCACGAGTTCGTCGGCGAGGTCGTCGCGCTCGGCCCGGCGGTCGCCGACGTCAACGTGGGCGACCTGGTCAGCGGCGAGGGCCACCTGGTCTGCGGCAAGTGCCGCAACTGCCTGGCCGGCCGCCGCCACCTGTGCCGCAACACGATCGGCCTGGGCGTCAACCGGGACGGCGCGTTCGCCGAGTACGTCGCGCTGCCCGCCTCGAACGTCTGGGTGCACCGGGTGCCGGTCGACCTGGACGTGGCGGCGATCTTCGACCCGTTCGGCAACGCCGTGCACACCGCGCTCTCCTTCCCGCTGGTCGGCGAGGACGTGCTGGTCACCGGCGCGGGCCCGATCGGCATCATGGCGGCCGCGGTCGCCAAGCACGCCGGTGCCCGGCACGTGATGATCACCGACGTCAGCCCGTACCGGCTGGACCTGGCCCGCAAGGTCGGCGTCTCGCTGGCGCTGGACGTCTCGCAGCACACCATCGAGGAGGGCCAGCAGAAGCTCGGCCTGCGCGAGGGCTTCGACGTGGGCCTGGAGATGTCGGGCCGCCCCGAGGCGATGCGCTCGATGATCGACAACCTGACGCACGGCGGCAAGATCGCCATGCTCGGCCTGCCCGCCGAGGACTTCTCGATCGACTGGGCGAAGGTGGTCACCTCGATGATCACCATCAAGGGCATCTACGGCCGCGAGATGTTCGAGACCTGGTACGCGATGTCGGTGCTGCTGGAGGGCGGGCTGGACCTGTCCCCGGTGATCACCGGACGGTACGCCGCCCAGGACTTCGAGGCCGCGTTCGACGAGGCGGCGAGCGGTCGCTGCGGCAAGATCATCCTCGACTGGTCGACCATCTGA
- a CDS encoding enoyl-CoA hydratase/isomerase family protein, with the protein MTRFVTLDVADAIGTIRLARPPMNALDIAMQDQLREVAQEATERSDVRAVVIWGGEKVFAAGADIKEMQRMTYTDMVARGGALQEAFTAVARIPKPVVAAVTGYALGGGCELALCADIRIVAENAKLGQPEILLGLIPGAGGTQRLARLVGPAKAKELIFTGRQVRAEEALRIGLADQVVPAEEVYQAALDWAGKLAAGPAWALRAAKEAVDRGLESDLDTGLALERSLFAGLFATEDREIGMRSFVEEGPGKAKFN; encoded by the coding sequence ATGACCCGGTTCGTCACCCTGGACGTCGCGGACGCCATCGGCACCATCCGGCTGGCCCGTCCGCCGATGAACGCGCTGGACATCGCGATGCAGGACCAGCTGCGCGAGGTCGCCCAGGAGGCCACCGAGCGCAGCGACGTGCGCGCGGTGGTGATCTGGGGCGGCGAGAAGGTGTTCGCGGCCGGCGCCGACATCAAGGAGATGCAGCGCATGACCTACACCGACATGGTGGCCCGCGGCGGTGCGCTGCAGGAGGCGTTCACCGCCGTCGCGCGGATCCCCAAGCCGGTGGTCGCCGCGGTGACCGGCTACGCCCTGGGTGGCGGCTGCGAACTGGCGCTCTGCGCCGACATCCGGATCGTGGCCGAGAACGCCAAGCTCGGCCAGCCCGAGATCCTGCTCGGCCTGATCCCCGGCGCCGGCGGCACCCAGCGCCTGGCCCGGCTGGTCGGCCCGGCCAAGGCCAAGGAGCTGATCTTCACGGGCCGTCAGGTCCGCGCCGAGGAGGCGCTGCGGATCGGCCTGGCCGACCAGGTGGTCCCGGCCGAGGAGGTCTACCAGGCCGCCCTGGACTGGGCCGGCAAGCTCGCCGCCGGCCCGGCCTGGGCGCTGCGCGCGGCCAAGGAGGCCGTGGACCGCGGCCTGGAGAGCGACCTCGACACCGGTCTGGCGCTGGAGCGCTCGCTCTTCGCCGGCCTCTTCGCCACCGAGGACCGCGAGATCGGCATGCGCAGCTTCGTCGAGGAGGGCCCGGGCAAGGCCAAGTTCAACTGA
- a CDS encoding aldose 1-epimerase family protein yields MHESRTGHQVMLHHGDQSAVVVELGGALRSYTVGDRPVLDGFAAEDRITGGRGQLLVPWPNRIGGGRYRWDGQDLQLPLTEPTSGNAIHGLLRWASWQVMDFDVSRAALEVTLWPQPGYPFHLRVRAEYTLGDQGLEVAVAAMNQGESVAPYGVGQHPYLTVGTGTVDEAVLTVPARTWIRTDDLGLPVATEPVAGTPYDFRTPREIGAQHLDTPFGDLERDADGRAVVRLAHPSGEHGTDLWLGEGAEFLQIYTGDTLPGPERRRAVAVEPMSCPPDAFRTGTSVVALAPGARHTVRWGITPWGEWTRRR; encoded by the coding sequence GTGCACGAGAGCCGGACGGGACACCAGGTGATGCTGCATCACGGTGACCAGAGCGCCGTCGTCGTCGAGTTGGGCGGCGCCCTGCGGTCCTACACGGTCGGCGACCGCCCGGTTCTCGACGGCTTCGCGGCCGAGGACCGGATCACCGGGGGTCGCGGCCAACTCCTCGTGCCGTGGCCCAACCGCATCGGGGGCGGGCGCTACCGGTGGGACGGGCAGGACCTGCAACTGCCGTTGACCGAGCCGACGAGCGGCAACGCGATCCACGGGCTGCTCCGCTGGGCCTCCTGGCAGGTCATGGACTTCGACGTGAGCCGGGCCGCCCTCGAGGTCACGCTCTGGCCGCAGCCGGGCTATCCCTTCCACCTGCGGGTCCGGGCCGAGTACACGCTGGGTGACCAGGGCCTCGAGGTGGCCGTGGCCGCGATGAACCAGGGCGAGAGCGTCGCGCCGTACGGCGTCGGTCAGCACCCCTACCTCACGGTCGGTACCGGCACGGTCGACGAGGCGGTGCTGACCGTCCCGGCGCGGACCTGGATCCGCACCGACGACCTGGGCCTGCCGGTAGCCACCGAACCGGTCGCGGGCACGCCGTACGACTTCCGCACGCCTCGGGAGATCGGCGCCCAGCACCTGGACACACCGTTCGGCGACCTGGAACGGGACGCCGACGGTCGCGCGGTGGTCCGCCTCGCGCACCCGTCCGGGGAGCACGGTACGGATCTCTGGCTCGGCGAGGGCGCGGAGTTCCTGCAGATCTACACCGGCGACACCCTGCCGGGGCCGGAGCGGCGTCGTGCGGTCGCCGTCGAACCGATGTCCTGCCCGCCGGACGCCTTCCGCACCGGTACGTCGGTCGTCGCCCTCGCACCGGGCGCACGGCACACCGTCCGCTGGGGCATCACACCGTGGGGTGAGTGGACCCGGCGCCGATGA
- a CDS encoding glycine C-acetyltransferase yields the protein MFDSVREDISATLAEITEAGLFKPERVIGSPQSAAVTVTGGGRPGEVLNFCANNYLGLADHPAVVGAAKEALDRWGYGMASVRFICGTQDVHKELEARLSAFLGQEDTILYSSCFDANGGVFETVLDERDAVISDALNHASIIDGIRLCKATRKRYANRDLAELEQCLKETQDARRRLIVTDGVFSMDGYVAPLREICDLADRYDAMVMVDDSHAVGFVGPGGRGTPELHGVMDRVDIITGTLGKALGGASGGYVAARREIVALLRQRSRPYLFSNSLAPVIAAASLTVLDLLETSHELRERLRANTALFRSKMTEAGFEILPGDHPIAPVMIGDAAKAGKLAELLLERGVYVIGFSFPVVPHGQARIRVQLSAAHSTEDVERAVAAFIDARAALES from the coding sequence ATGTTCGATTCCGTCCGCGAGGACATCAGTGCCACCCTCGCCGAGATCACCGAGGCCGGCCTGTTCAAGCCGGAGCGGGTGATCGGCAGCCCGCAGAGCGCCGCCGTCACGGTCACCGGCGGCGGGCGCCCGGGTGAGGTGCTGAACTTCTGCGCCAACAACTACCTGGGCCTGGCCGACCACCCCGCCGTGGTCGGCGCCGCCAAGGAGGCGCTGGACCGCTGGGGCTACGGCATGGCGTCCGTCCGCTTCATCTGCGGCACCCAGGACGTGCACAAGGAGCTCGAGGCGCGGCTGTCGGCGTTCCTCGGCCAGGAGGACACCATCCTCTACTCCTCGTGCTTCGACGCGAACGGCGGTGTCTTCGAGACCGTGCTGGACGAGCGCGACGCCGTCATCTCCGACGCGCTCAACCACGCGAGCATCATCGACGGCATCCGCCTGTGCAAGGCCACCCGCAAGCGCTACGCCAACCGCGACCTGGCCGAGCTGGAGCAGTGCCTCAAGGAGACCCAGGACGCCCGGCGCCGCCTGATCGTCACCGACGGCGTCTTCTCGATGGACGGCTACGTCGCCCCGCTGCGCGAGATCTGCGACCTGGCCGACCGCTACGACGCCATGGTGATGGTCGACGACTCGCACGCGGTCGGCTTCGTGGGCCCCGGCGGGCGCGGCACCCCCGAACTGCACGGCGTGATGGACCGGGTCGACATCATCACCGGCACGCTGGGCAAGGCGCTCGGCGGCGCCTCCGGCGGCTACGTCGCCGCCCGCCGCGAGATCGTCGCGCTGCTGCGCCAGCGTTCGCGCCCGTACCTGTTCTCCAACTCGCTGGCCCCGGTGATCGCGGCGGCCTCGCTGACCGTGCTCGACCTGCTGGAGACCTCGCACGAGCTGCGCGAGCGGCTGCGCGCCAACACCGCGCTGTTCCGCTCGAAGATGACCGAGGCGGGCTTCGAGATCCTGCCCGGCGACCACCCGATCGCCCCGGTGATGATCGGTGACGCGGCCAAGGCCGGCAAGCTCGCCGAACTGCTGCTGGAGCGCGGCGTGTACGTGATCGGGTTCTCGTTCCCGGTCGTCCCGCACGGCCAGGCCCGGATCCGGGTGCAGCTCTCGGCGGCCCACTCCACCGAGGACGTCGAGCGCGCTGTCGCGGCCTTCATCGACGCCCGGGCGGCGCTGGAGAGCTGA
- a CDS encoding cation:proton antiporter translates to MTADQVFIGVGLILVLAVGSQILASRLHIPALIVLLPVGFAAGALISDVNPQRLFGAAFSPLVSLAVAVILYDAGLGLDLAKLTGHTRRVVVRLIWIGVLITWAITTVLSKPLLGMDYRSALMLGVIVVVSGPTVVGPLLASVRPRDRLQHILIWEGSLIDPVGAVLGALVFHAIDASTQHSVRGGLGQFLASVGVGLAGGVVGTGVLWLLLRGLRLGEVLGTAAQLATVVGVAALCDVIRDDTGLIAAVVMGLAVSNLRQFDIPARRQFFETLVSLIIGVLFVSISATVTPQSLRHLLLPALGLVAALVIVARPLVALVSTLGTDLSGGERGLIGWMAPRGIVAASTASTFSAALVTKGIGGAAKILPATFVVIVATVTLYGLTAKPLARRLRVMRSARSRPLLVGGEPWVVDLGRALKAAGLEVLMWAGLERQRAGIERAGLELVPGELLAAATREGAALEGITTVLLLTAEDDFNALASEVLRGSIDGPVYRLGPPVASHGVVAPFMGGDILFGAALSRPDLNRRYGQGATVVAQPTQGAIPCGHDVLFVVRSDGRLDPVTAHGTPPPATGDTVVLLGPAAADRADGT, encoded by the coding sequence GTGACGGCGGACCAGGTCTTCATCGGTGTGGGCCTGATCCTCGTGCTCGCCGTCGGCTCGCAGATCCTGGCCAGCCGCCTGCACATCCCCGCGCTCATCGTCCTGCTGCCGGTCGGGTTCGCCGCCGGCGCGCTGATCAGCGACGTCAATCCCCAGCGGCTGTTCGGCGCGGCCTTCTCGCCGCTGGTGTCGCTGGCCGTGGCGGTGATCCTCTACGACGCGGGTCTCGGCCTCGACCTGGCGAAGCTGACCGGCCACACCCGCCGCGTCGTGGTGCGGCTGATCTGGATCGGGGTGCTGATCACCTGGGCGATCACCACAGTCCTGTCGAAGCCGCTGCTCGGCATGGACTACCGATCGGCCCTGATGCTCGGGGTCATCGTGGTGGTCTCCGGACCGACCGTCGTCGGCCCGCTGCTCGCCTCCGTGCGCCCGAGGGACCGCCTCCAGCACATCCTGATCTGGGAGGGCTCGCTGATCGATCCGGTGGGCGCGGTGCTGGGCGCACTGGTCTTCCACGCGATCGACGCGAGTACCCAGCATTCGGTCAGGGGCGGGCTCGGGCAGTTCCTCGCGAGCGTGGGCGTCGGCCTGGCCGGCGGGGTCGTCGGAACGGGTGTGCTGTGGCTGCTGCTGCGTGGTCTGCGGCTGGGCGAGGTGCTCGGCACCGCCGCGCAGCTCGCCACCGTGGTCGGTGTCGCGGCGCTCTGCGACGTGATCCGCGACGACACCGGACTGATCGCCGCCGTCGTGATGGGCCTGGCCGTCTCCAACCTGCGCCAGTTCGACATCCCGGCGCGCCGGCAGTTCTTCGAGACCCTGGTCTCCTTGATCATCGGCGTGCTCTTCGTCTCCATCTCGGCCACCGTGACGCCGCAGTCACTGCGGCACCTGCTGCTTCCGGCACTCGGCCTGGTGGCGGCCCTGGTGATCGTGGCCAGGCCGCTGGTGGCCCTGGTGTCCACGCTGGGCACCGACCTCTCGGGCGGGGAGCGCGGCCTGATCGGCTGGATGGCGCCACGCGGCATCGTCGCGGCATCGACCGCCTCGACCTTCTCGGCCGCCCTGGTCACCAAGGGGATCGGCGGCGCCGCGAAGATCCTTCCGGCCACCTTCGTGGTCATCGTCGCCACCGTGACGCTGTACGGGCTGACCGCCAAACCCCTCGCCCGGCGCCTGCGGGTCATGCGCTCGGCCCGTTCCCGGCCGCTGCTGGTCGGTGGTGAGCCCTGGGTGGTCGACCTGGGGCGGGCGCTGAAAGCCGCCGGCCTCGAGGTGCTGATGTGGGCCGGCCTGGAACGACAGCGGGCCGGCATCGAACGGGCCGGGCTCGAACTGGTGCCGGGCGAACTGCTGGCGGCGGCCACCCGCGAGGGCGCCGCACTGGAGGGCATCACGACGGTCCTGCTGCTCACCGCCGAGGACGACTTCAACGCGCTGGCGTCGGAGGTGCTGCGGGGCAGCATCGACGGCCCCGTCTACCGGCTGGGGCCACCAGTGGCCAGCCACGGCGTGGTGGCCCCGTTCATGGGCGGTGACATCCTCTTCGGTGCGGCGCTCAGCAGGCCCGATCTGAACCGCCGTTACGGCCAGGGAGCCACCGTCGTGGCGCAACCGACGCAGGGGGCGATCCCGTGCGGGCACGACGTGCTGTTCGTGGTGCGCAGCGACGGGCGCCTCGATCCGGTCACCGCGCACGGCACTCCCCCGCCGGCGACGGGAGACACCGTCGTGCTGCTCGGTCCGGCCGCCGCCGACCGGGCGGACGGCACCTGA
- a CDS encoding DUF389 domain-containing protein: MEMIHLRLVSPPGLTDETVGMLAADRCVFNLVVLEGMARHPDGDALECDVLAGAANEVLRRLRELRVDRHGSVVIEPVDTVLSGLAAEAEKQQLGPLAHAPVWEAVEARIRAEGTYLPSFYVYLIIAGLIGAVGIITNSQILIVAAMVVGPEYGAITSVALGIDRGIGGRIRQGLLALLVGFSLAMLCTFLFSLLVRGFGLQPMAFTLGVRPVSNLINTPNFFSVVVAVLAGIVGIVSLTQARTSALLGVFISVTTIPAAADIGVSCAFTSWSEARGSLIQLLLNIVVLIAVGVLMLRFQRAIWQRIGRRSSRSRHR; the protein is encoded by the coding sequence ATGGAGATGATCCATCTCCGTCTGGTGAGTCCTCCGGGCCTCACCGACGAGACGGTCGGCATGCTGGCGGCCGATCGCTGCGTCTTCAACCTGGTCGTGCTCGAGGGCATGGCACGCCACCCGGACGGCGACGCCCTGGAGTGCGACGTGCTGGCAGGTGCGGCGAACGAGGTCCTGCGCCGGCTGCGTGAGCTGCGGGTGGACCGGCACGGCTCCGTCGTGATCGAGCCGGTCGACACGGTGCTGTCCGGACTCGCGGCCGAGGCCGAGAAGCAGCAGCTGGGGCCGCTCGCCCATGCGCCGGTGTGGGAGGCGGTCGAGGCGCGGATCCGGGCCGAGGGGACCTACCTGCCGAGCTTCTACGTCTACCTGATCATCGCCGGGCTGATCGGCGCGGTGGGGATCATCACCAACTCCCAGATCCTGATCGTCGCGGCGATGGTCGTCGGCCCCGAGTACGGCGCCATCACCAGCGTCGCGCTGGGCATCGACCGGGGCATCGGGGGGCGGATCCGGCAAGGGCTGCTCGCGCTCCTGGTCGGCTTCTCGCTGGCCATGCTCTGCACGTTCCTGTTCTCGTTGCTGGTCCGCGGCTTCGGGCTGCAGCCCATGGCGTTCACCCTGGGCGTCCGGCCGGTCTCCAACCTGATCAACACACCCAACTTCTTCTCCGTGGTCGTCGCCGTGCTGGCCGGCATCGTCGGGATCGTGTCGCTGACCCAGGCCAGGACGAGCGCCCTGCTGGGCGTGTTCATCTCGGTCACCACCATCCCGGCCGCCGCCGACATCGGCGTCTCCTGCGCGTTCACCAGCTGGAGCGAGGCACGCGGCTCGCTGATCCAGCTGCTGCTCAACATCGTCGTGCTCATCGCGGTGGGCGTCCTGATGCTCAGGTTCCAACGGGCCATCTGGCAGCGGATCGGTCGACGCAGCAGCCGCTCCCGCCACCGGTGA
- a CDS encoding 8-amino-7-oxononanoate synthase: MIQQPAAPARPAAPAAVFDWLDETAEQRARAGLTRTLRSRPAEDPVLDLASNDYLGLTHHPEVTRAAAEAALRWGGGSTGSRLVTGTTELHTELEVELADFYGVEAALVFSSGYAANLAALTALTDPDTLIVSDAYNHASLIDGCRLSRAAVHRAPHADPAAVAAALAARAEPRALVVSDTVFSVDGNAAPLPALAAAARAHGAALLVDDAHGLGVLGPGGRGALTAAGLAGEPDAVATATLSKSLGAQGGVVLGPRRVIRHLVETARTFIFDTGLAPAAVGAALGALRLLRAEPQRAERAREVAHTLAARLTAAGLEASTPDAAVVSVRAPGPEQALAWAADCRTAGLAVGCFRPPSVPDGFSRLRLTARADLTDEQIGLAVHTLKATAPAP, translated from the coding sequence ATGATCCAGCAACCCGCCGCGCCCGCCCGTCCGGCCGCACCGGCCGCCGTCTTCGACTGGCTCGACGAGACCGCCGAGCAGCGCGCCCGGGCCGGACTCACCCGTACGCTGCGCAGCCGCCCCGCCGAGGACCCGGTGCTCGACCTGGCGAGCAACGACTACCTCGGCCTGACCCACCACCCCGAGGTCACCCGGGCCGCCGCCGAGGCGGCGCTGCGTTGGGGCGGCGGATCCACCGGGTCCCGCCTGGTCACCGGCACCACCGAACTGCACACCGAACTGGAAGTCGAACTGGCCGACTTCTACGGGGTGGAGGCCGCGCTGGTCTTCTCCTCCGGCTACGCCGCCAACCTGGCCGCGCTCACCGCGCTGACCGATCCCGACACACTGATCGTCTCCGACGCCTACAACCACGCCTCGCTGATCGACGGCTGCCGCCTCTCGCGCGCCGCCGTGCACCGGGCCCCGCACGCCGACCCGGCCGCGGTGGCCGCCGCGCTCGCCGCCCGGGCCGAGCCGCGCGCCCTGGTGGTCAGCGACACCGTCTTCTCGGTGGACGGCAACGCGGCCCCCCTGCCCGCGCTGGCCGCCGCCGCCCGCGCACACGGCGCCGCGCTGCTGGTGGACGACGCGCACGGGCTCGGCGTGCTCGGGCCGGGCGGTCGCGGCGCGCTGACGGCCGCCGGGCTGGCGGGGGAGCCGGACGCGGTCGCAACCGCCACGCTCTCCAAGTCGCTGGGCGCGCAGGGCGGCGTGGTGCTCGGGCCGCGCCGGGTGATCCGGCACCTGGTCGAGACCGCCCGCACCTTCATCTTCGACACCGGGCTGGCCCCGGCCGCCGTGGGCGCGGCACTGGGCGCGCTGCGCCTGCTGCGCGCCGAACCGCAGCGCGCCGAACGCGCCCGCGAGGTCGCCCACACCCTGGCCGCCCGCCTCACCGCCGCCGGCCTCGAGGCCAGCACCCCGGACGCGGCCGTGGTCTCGGTCCGGGCGCCGGGCCCCGAGCAGGCCCTCGCCTGGGCCGCCGACTGCCGCACCGCGGGCCTCGCGGTGGGCTGCTTCCGTCCGCCGTCCGTCCCGGACGGCTTCTCCCGGCTGCGGCTGACCGCCCGCGCCGACCTGACGGACGAGCAGATCGGGCTGGCGGTGCACACCTTGAAGGCCACCGCACCGGCACCCTGA
- a CDS encoding LysR family transcriptional regulator: MIDARRLRTLRAVADHRTVTAAAAALYLTPSAVSQQLAALEQETGHALLARDGRGVRLTAAGEILLSHADAVLAQLERAEADLAAYAAGAHGQVTVASFATGISLVLAPAIGALADSAPGVRLKVLDAEGDASLPMLLDGQADLAVAVEYRGAPRADDQRLARFPLYAEPFEAVLPLDHRLAGQPGPVAMAALATEPWIGPYPGNPCHDVVLLACEHAGFTPRLVHSSDDFSAVVALASAGAGVALVPRSALRGVDLTRVAVRAVDSDLATRKVFAAVRGGAERHPLIRPVLSALQKAAVELG; encoded by the coding sequence GTGATCGACGCCAGACGCCTGCGGACCCTGCGAGCCGTGGCGGACCACCGAACGGTGACCGCCGCGGCCGCCGCGCTCTACCTGACGCCCTCCGCGGTCTCCCAGCAGCTGGCCGCCCTGGAGCAGGAGACCGGTCACGCGCTGCTCGCCAGGGACGGGCGCGGGGTGCGGCTGACGGCGGCCGGCGAGATCCTGCTCAGCCACGCCGACGCCGTGCTGGCCCAGCTGGAACGCGCCGAGGCCGACCTGGCCGCCTATGCGGCCGGCGCGCACGGCCAGGTCACCGTGGCCTCCTTCGCCACCGGCATCTCCCTGGTGCTGGCCCCGGCGATCGGCGCGCTGGCCGACAGCGCGCCGGGCGTGCGGCTCAAGGTGCTGGACGCCGAGGGCGACGCCAGCCTGCCGATGCTGCTGGACGGGCAGGCCGACCTCGCGGTCGCGGTCGAGTACCGCGGCGCGCCACGGGCCGACGACCAGCGCCTGGCCCGGTTCCCGCTCTACGCCGAGCCCTTCGAGGCGGTGCTGCCGCTGGACCACCGGCTGGCCGGGCAGCCGGGCCCGGTGGCGATGGCCGCGCTGGCCACCGAGCCGTGGATCGGCCCCTACCCCGGCAACCCCTGCCACGACGTGGTGCTGCTCGCCTGCGAGCACGCCGGCTTCACCCCGCGCCTGGTGCACTCCTCCGACGACTTCAGCGCGGTGGTCGCGCTCGCCTCGGCCGGCGCGGGGGTGGCCCTGGTGCCCCGCTCGGCACTGCGCGGTGTGGACCTCACCCGGGTCGCGGTGCGCGCGGTCGACAGCGACCTGGCGACCCGCAAGGTCTTCGCGGCGGTGCGTGGCGGCGCCGAGCGGCACCCGCTGATCCGTCCGGTACTCAGCGCCCTGCAGAAGGCAGCGGTGGAGCTGGGCTGA